The DNA region CCTGAAGCGGCTCGAATACCGTGGCTATGACTCGGCGGGCGTGGCGGTGCTGAATCAGCGCAAGCTCAATGTCGTGCGGGCCACGGGCAAGCTCCGCAACTTGGAAAACCGGGTGGTGGCGGACCAGCCACCAGGCAACATCGGCATCGGGCACACCCGCTGGGCGACCCACGGGCGTCCCTCCGACGAGAACGCGCACCCGCACACGTACAAGGACGTGGCGGTGGTGCACAACGGCATCATCGAAAACCACCTGTCGCTCAAGGAGCAGTTGCGCTCGCGTGGGCACGTCTTCTCCTCGGAGACGGACTCGGAGGTGTTCGCGCACCTCATCTCCGAAGAGCTGGAGCGCGGGCTGGAGCTGCCGGACGCGGTGCGCGCGGCCATTGCCCAGGTGAAGGGCACCTACGCGCTGGCCGTGCTGACGGCCAGCGACCCCAGCCGCATCGTCTGCACCAAGGACGCCTCGCCCATGGTGCTGGGCCTGGGCCAGGGGCAGAACTTCCTGGCCAGCGACGTGCCGGCGCTGCTCGAGCACACGCGCGACTTCGTCTACATGGAAGAGGGTGACCTGGCCGTCATCACCGCGGCGGCCGTGGACATCTTCAACCGCCAGGGCCAGAAGGTGAACCGGCCCACCCGCCGCATCGACTGGACGCCGATGATGGCGGAGAAGGGCGGCCACAAGCACTTCATGCACAAGGAAATCTGGGAGCAGCCCCGCGCCGTCGCGGACACGCTGCGCGGCCGGATGCTCCTGTCGGAAGGCGACGTCCACTTCGAGGGCTGGAACCTGTCGGCGGAGAAGGTCCGCTCGCTGACCAAGATCACCATCCTCGCGTGCGGCACGTCGTGGCACTCCGGTGTCGCGGGCAAGCACATGATTGAGTCGCTGGCGCGCCTGCCGGTCGAGGTGGAGCTGGCGAGCGAGTTCCGCTACCGCGACCCCATCGTCGACGGCACGCACCTGGCCATCGCCATCAGCCAGTCGGGCGAGACGGCGGACACGCTGGCGGCCTTCAAGGAGGCCAAGGCCCGCGGCGCCACGGCCATGGCCATCTGCAACGTCATTGGCAGCGCGATGACGCGCGAGGCCGACTTCTCCGTGCTCACCAACGCGGGCCCGGAGATTGGCGTGGCGTCCACCAAGGCGTTCACCACGCAGCTGGTGGCCTTGTTCCTGCTGGCCGTCAAGCTGGGCCGCATGCGTGGCACCCTGTCCGTGCCGGCGGCGCAGGAGCACCTGACGCAGCTCACGAAGGTGCCGAAGATGATTGAGGACGTCCTCAAGTGCGAGCCGGCCGTGACGCGCG from Myxococcus xanthus includes:
- the glmS gene encoding glutamine--fructose-6-phosphate transaminase (isomerizing) encodes the protein MCGIVGYVGDKESAPILVSGLKRLEYRGYDSAGVAVLNQRKLNVVRATGKLRNLENRVVADQPPGNIGIGHTRWATHGRPSDENAHPHTYKDVAVVHNGIIENHLSLKEQLRSRGHVFSSETDSEVFAHLISEELERGLELPDAVRAAIAQVKGTYALAVLTASDPSRIVCTKDASPMVLGLGQGQNFLASDVPALLEHTRDFVYMEEGDLAVITAAAVDIFNRQGQKVNRPTRRIDWTPMMAEKGGHKHFMHKEIWEQPRAVADTLRGRMLLSEGDVHFEGWNLSAEKVRSLTKITILACGTSWHSGVAGKHMIESLARLPVEVELASEFRYRDPIVDGTHLAIAISQSGETADTLAAFKEAKARGATAMAICNVIGSAMTREADFSVLTNAGPEIGVASTKAFTTQLVALFLLAVKLGRMRGTLSVPAAQEHLTQLTKVPKMIEDVLKCEPAVTRVSREYMDSQDFLFLGRGPMHPVALEGALKLKEISYIHAEGYAGGEMKHGPIALIDEKMPVVVIAPKQPHVAYEKIIGNIEEVRARGGKVIAIIDEDDEHVATLADQVIRIPAACALLAPVVATIPLQLLAYHVADLRGNDVDQPRNLAKSVTVE